The genomic interval CCGTCCATGCCCGTTCGTTGAGGGGATCTTCCTTCGCCGCCGCACCGCCCAAGGCAATTGCCATGCCTACTTCGCCCACGGAGAGCGCGGTTTCCGCGGCAACCACGCGGGTAAGGCCCACGCGCGCTGCGTGTGCGGCCCGCTCCTCCTCTGCCCAGGCAGGCAGCAACTCGTCCCCGAGCAGCGGAGCGGAAGCCAGGTCAAGTGCCTCGGTCAGCAGTGCCAGCGCCGCACGGGGCTCGGCGTGGCTGGCCTCCTTAGTCAACGTTTCGAACCGGTCCAGATCCAGATCCACCAGTGACCGGTCTATGGCATAGCCGCCAGTGACCGTTCGGAGGGGGCCTGTCCGCCCGGTGCCGGCCTGCAGGTGGCGTCGCAGGACGCTCACATAACTCTCAAGGGTAGGCAGGGCAACGGCCGGATGATTGCCACCCCATAGCAAATCCATGATTCGGGTCTTGGACACTGCCGAGCCAAAATTCATCAGAAGAATTTCGAGCACCTGTCGGGGTTTGGGTCCGCCAAGGTCGTTGGCGCTTAGCTGTAAGTTGCCGCGGCGAATCGTCAACGGGCCAAAAACCGAAATCTGAAGCACCGGCGTTTGCGGTGACGCTCCAGGAAGGAGACCTGCCTGGCCTCTGTTATTTGGCAGTTCCAAGGTAATCACGAAGGCATCCCCCAAGTAGTCCGGTGCTGCGTGGTTCTCATTGAACTGGTGGGCAAACACGCGAACAACAGTGCTGAGTACTCGCATGTTGAATCGTCAACACTTGGTACTGCGGGCCCCTACGCAGAACCCAGCCAGAGGAAACCCAACAATGCCGTTGGGAGAAGCCACCTGCGAGAAGCGTTCGCGCTGGTGAACCCATAGATTCACCATCAGTTTCCAACTGTTGGGAATACCTTAGGTAGCGCGGCGCGGGAGGACTCGCCGTCGCCTAAGGATTCCCCAAGGCGGTCCCCCTAATTTTGTGTAAAACAAGGCACAGCAGCGGTTTGTGACCTGCTCTGGTGCAGGCAACCAATGTGACGGGGAACCAGATGAAACCGCGGTCCGCATTCACCCAAAAAGTTTCCGCCGCGCTACACACCAAGTTGGTGAGCGAGGGCTGGCACGGCGTTCGGGCGGAACTGCGCACTGTCCGCTTTCGAGTGCTGGCCACGGTCCTGGCTTTCTTGGCGGCCGGCCTGTTGGTCACCGGCATCACCACGCTCGCCCTTGACCTGCGCAACCTCAACAGTAGCGTCAGCGAGGAACTCCTGCTTCAGTCCGGACGGCTCCGGAACATCGTGGAGCAAGGTGTTCCGGGCGGAGGGTCCTATACCTCCCTTGACGGGCTGTTCACCGTCTTCCTTCAGGGCGACGCGCCGGGCAGGTACGAATCGGTGATGGCCACGGTCAAGGGCGGTAACACCTTCCTGCCTGCCGGCGAGCAGCCAAGCAATCTCGCTACGCCCCAATTGCTCGAAACAGCGCGCGCCGAGCACGTTGAGAACCGAACAGTCTTCCATGACATGACGCTTGACGGGCTGACGGTGCGCCTGGCCATCACGTCCGTATCGCTGGAAGACGGAAACGACAGCGGGATCTTGGTGGCAGCGAACGAAATCGGCCGGCAGCGGGAGCAGATGATAGCGTCCTTCGGCACCTTCGGAGTGGCTTCGCTGGCCACGCTGCTGCTGGCGGGAGCCGTGGGTTTCGCGGTGACGGGCCGGCTGTTTGTTCCGGTCCGGCGCCTTCGTCAGGCCACCGAATCCATCACCTTCGAGGACCTGAGCAGCCGCGTTCTCGTCCCGCCCGGCGACGACGACGTTTCGCAGCTGGCAACAGACTTCAACCGCATGCTGGACAGGCTGGAAACGGGCATCGCGGACCAGCGTCAGTTTGTGGACGACGCCAGCCATGAACTAAGGACACCCCTGACTATCATCGGCGGCCATCTCCAATTGCTCCAGGCAGGAGACCCGCAGGAGGTCAGCGAGACCCAAGTCCTGCTCCTGGAGGAACTGGACCGGATGCAGTCTCTGGTGGATGAGCTCCTGTTGCTGGCAAAAAGTGGCCGCCCGGACTTCATCCGGTTGGACTGGATCGACGCCGACTCCTTCCTTGAAGCGGCCATGGACAGGATCAAGGTCCTGGCTGACCGCCGGTGGCAGATCGACAAGATGCCCGGCGGGCGGTTTCGTGCGGACCGCAACCGCCTCACCCAGGCGGTGGAACAGCTGGCGGTTAATGCAGTGCAGTCCACGCGGCGGCATGACGTCATTTCCCTTGGCGCAGCCTGGACCGGGACTCCGGGAGGCACGGCGCCGCCCGGACATCACGAACATTCGGGGGCCGGCGTCGAGATCTGGGTGGCTGACTCCGGTTGTGGCATCAGCACTGCGGACCAGGAACGGATCTTCGACCGTTTTGCCCGAGCCGGGGTATCACGGGGCAAAGAAGGATCGGGCCTGGGGCTGCCGATCGTCAAGGCCATAGCCGAAGCACACAGTGGAACGCTTCGGGTGACGTCGCGGGTCAATGAAGGCAGCCGGTTTGTGCTCTCACTGCCGGGAGGAACCACATGACACGGATACTGATCGCCGACGACGAACCACGGATCGCGAGCTTCATCGCCAAAGGGCTCACGGCGGCTGGGTTCACCACCTCGTCGGTGGAGGACGGCATCCGGGCGCTGGACTACGGCAGCTCCGGGGAGTTCGACCTGCTCATTCTGGACATCGGCATGCCCAGGATGGATGGCTTCGCTGTCCTTTCGGCGTTGCGTGCCATGCACTGCACGGTTCCGGTGATCGTCCTGACAGCCAAGGATTCCCTGCAGGACACGCTGGCTGCGCTCAACGGCGGCGCGGACGATTACATGACCAAACCCTTCCGATTCGAGGAGCTGCTCTCACGGATCCGCCTGCGGCTGCGTGACACCCCTGGGTTCCAGGGGGCACCAGTGCCCACAAGCGGCGACGTCACCTTGGATGTCGATCTTCGCAGCGCCAAGGTCCGTGGCCGGACCGTGCCGTTGTCCGCCCGGGAATTCGCCATGGCCCGGGCGTTCATGGAGAACGAGGGCAGGCTGCTCACCCGGGAACAGCTGCTGAGCCGGGTGTGGGGTTACGACTTTGACGGGTCCTCCAATGTGGTGGACGTCTACGTGGGGTATCTGCGCAACAAGCTTGGCCCGGAAAGATTTCTGGCTGTCCGGGGCGCCGGCTACCGCTTTGTAGCCGTCCCTGCTGCCGCGCCCCAACCCTCATCCGGTGCATGAGAGCTCTCTCATAAAAGTCTCAACCCCCTCTCACCGTGGCCCGGCAGAGTGGAAGCACAACCAAGAAAAGGCGAACCGATGAAAACACTTTGGTACCTCCCCCTCGCAGCCGTAGTGGGTGCGGCGAGTCTCACCGTCTGGGCCCAGGCCAACGCAGGCCCGCCCCCGGCAGTGTCCCCTGGGGTGGTAGTGGTGGGCGACGTGAAGTCCGGCAGCGGCACTGTCAAAACCGAGGACTCGCCGGCCCTGCTCCCCACTCCAGCCCCCACGGCCAGTATCACCGCCGTGCCTGGCCATGCGGCCCCGCAGACGCAACTCATCCCGGCCGAACTGCAAACGTACGCGCCAGTGCAGGCAACCGCCGACGCAACGCACGACCTCGGCGACGACAAGGGCGGGCTCCGGGCTCCCGGCGTTTCCGACGACGGCCCCACTCACGACCAGTTCGATGACAAGGGCGGGCTCAGGGATGAAGGC from Pseudarthrobacter sp. SSS035 carries:
- a CDS encoding HAMP domain-containing sensor histidine kinase, with protein sequence MSEGWHGVRAELRTVRFRVLATVLAFLAAGLLVTGITTLALDLRNLNSSVSEELLLQSGRLRNIVEQGVPGGGSYTSLDGLFTVFLQGDAPGRYESVMATVKGGNTFLPAGEQPSNLATPQLLETARAEHVENRTVFHDMTLDGLTVRLAITSVSLEDGNDSGILVAANEIGRQREQMIASFGTFGVASLATLLLAGAVGFAVTGRLFVPVRRLRQATESITFEDLSSRVLVPPGDDDVSQLATDFNRMLDRLETGIADQRQFVDDASHELRTPLTIIGGHLQLLQAGDPQEVSETQVLLLEELDRMQSLVDELLLLAKSGRPDFIRLDWIDADSFLEAAMDRIKVLADRRWQIDKMPGGRFRADRNRLTQAVEQLAVNAVQSTRRHDVISLGAAWTGTPGGTAPPGHHEHSGAGVEIWVADSGCGISTADQERIFDRFARAGVSRGKEGSGLGLPIVKAIAEAHSGTLRVTSRVNEGSRFVLSLPGGTT
- a CDS encoding response regulator transcription factor; this translates as MTRILIADDEPRIASFIAKGLTAAGFTTSSVEDGIRALDYGSSGEFDLLILDIGMPRMDGFAVLSALRAMHCTVPVIVLTAKDSLQDTLAALNGGADDYMTKPFRFEELLSRIRLRLRDTPGFQGAPVPTSGDVTLDVDLRSAKVRGRTVPLSAREFAMARAFMENEGRLLTREQLLSRVWGYDFDGSSNVVDVYVGYLRNKLGPERFLAVRGAGYRFVAVPAAAPQPSSGA